In a genomic window of Oncorhynchus keta strain PuntledgeMale-10-30-2019 chromosome 28, Oket_V2, whole genome shotgun sequence:
- the LOC118372520 gene encoding uncharacterized protein LOC118372520 isoform X2 — protein MVMEFPTTPDLDPGPVGPPGGQKQPVKSHLLASRELLVASLYNLAPLLDRTLASGLLSQENYFEVGAERTPQGRARRLLEVVQAEMDEAGARGFMECLGRCKQHYPRLRAWLRTDADIQRGPTERQLQAQLSVLCGRLGFSVLPVSLELFSNGTLTQFELDQVQAVPTSYQQTHQLLSVCLSKGERACCSFYQALGSEDPQLASDISVEDPGVCSTPVEVKDDGLCSTHTAVETRQTDGKGLSLPDTHILSDVLQQVLSLLAVAPGEGARLNVCELGVAVGLPRRTVRECLLDEVEVGDIVQLRALVTLFLSKTQDASRLLNRVAECTAQRVLLSERGCMLLKLLSVAEAFLRTGDHLQAGDHLCTVDHNLQAGDHLHTGDHIDKVWNIFSLVLWDSMAEALEDPGAAVESLWDPRDAVRLLRDSERVETELLQELEECWADGGTESLLQSVKVLAQLLRDLHPLQDSLRLSPPEEGAVYPCRSRRLHRVTRFQGLPARVIRKALGHGAHSKHPVPAGLPIQYRDLCLCITRLLDRVHPQESTTSIDLSQAPIATITQHICSTLARPAFGPQSFDAGVRHRVLSVVKYDPVRWGLLNLQELHKDTLLGLESYLKPGEHHSFQLVPEKVRIFGGPEIRWGERIRGPVAIDNGIEEVLQFVTSEPASFLISVSCRGYDRGQYFEVHEPQCVRVSGLQEQGVGEVQGLGGTVLVLAVEGETVWMREERQGRECRTELEQVSQRHSATLQDGGCCFSVTTPGTRCQVKFIYKTRRISAVAERDCEVF, from the exons ATGGTGATGGAATTCCCCACAACGCCAGACCTAG ACCCAGGCCCAGTGGGGCCTCCAGGGGGGCAGAAGCAGCCTGTGAAGTCCCACCTGCTGGCCTCCAGAGAGCTCCTGGTGGCCTCCCTGTATAACCTGGCCCCCCTGCTGGACAGGACCCTGGCATCCGGTCTGCTCTCCCAGGAGAACTACTTTGAGGTGGGGGCAGAGAGGACCCCTCAGGGCCGGGCACGCAGGCTGCTGGAGGTTGTCCAGGCTGAGATGGACGAGGCTGGGGCCAGAGGCTTCATGGAGTGCCTCGGGAGATGCAAACAGCACTACCCGCGCCTCCGAGCCTGGCTCAGAACTGATGCAG ATATTCAGCGTGGACCCACAG AGCGTCAGCTGCAGGCCCAGCTCAGTGTCCTGTGTGGCCGGTTGGGGTTCTCTGTCCTGCCAGTCTCCCTGGAGCTGTTCTCTAATGGCACACTAACTCAGTTTGAACTGGACCAGGTCCAGGCAGTGCCCACATCTTACCAGCAGACCCACCAGctcctgtccgtctgtctgtccaagGGAGAGAGGGCCTGCTGTAGCTTCTACCAGGCACTGGGCAGCGAAGACCCACAGCTGGCCTCAGACATCAGTG TGGAGGATCCTGGGGTGTGTAGTACTCCTGTGGAAGTGAAGGATGATGGGTTATGTAGTACTCACACAGCAGTTGAGACCAGACAGACTGATGGGAAAGGTCTGTCTCTCCCAGACACCCACATACTCTCGG atgtgctccagcaggtgctGTCCCTGCTGGCTGTGGCTCCAGGTGAGGGGGCCAGGCTGAATGTGTGTGAGCTGGGGGTGGCAGTGGGTCTGCCCAGGAGGACCGTCAGAGAGTGCCTGTTGGATGAGGTTGAGGTGGGGGACATCGTTCAGCTCAGGGCCCTGGTCACCCTCTTCCTCAGTAAGACCCAGGATGCCTCTAGGCTGCTAAACAGGGTTGCAGAGTGCACAGCACAGC GGGTGCTGCTCTCTGAGAGGGGATGTATGTTACTGAAGCTGCTGTCTGTGGCTGAGGCCTTTCTCCGCACTGGGGACCACCTGCAAGCTGGGGACCACCTCTGTACTGTGGACCACAACCTGCAAGCTGGGGACCATCTCCACACTGGGGACCACATAGACAAAGTGTGGAACATCTTTAGCTTGGTCCTGTGGGACAGCATGGCAGAGGCTCTGGAGGATCCTGGGGCTGCAGTGGAATCATTGTGGGATCCTAGGGATGCTGTCCGTCTGTTACGAGACAgtgagagagtggagacagagctTCTCCAGGAGTTGGAGGAATGCTGGGCAGACGGGGGAACTGAGAGCCTGTTACAGAGTGTTAAAGTACTAGCTCAGTTGCTACGTGATCTCCACCCTCTTCAGGACAGTCTGCGCCTCTCCCCTCCTGAAGAGGGGGCTGTGTACCCGTGCCGCTCTCGCAGACTCCATAGAGTCACCCGTTTCCAGGGCCTGCCTGCTCGGGTCATCCGCAAAGCACTGGGACACGGAGCTCACTCCAAACATCCAGTCCCAGCTGGTCTCCCCATCCAGTACAGAGATCTCTGCCTCTGCATCACACGTCTGCTGGACAGGGTGCACCCACAAGAAAGCACTACCTCCATAGATCTCTCCCAGGCTCCTATTGCTACCATCACCCAGCACATCTGCTCAACCCTGGCCCGGCCGGCGTTCGGCCCCCAGAGCTTTGATGCTGGGGTGAGACACAGGGTTCTGTCTGTGGTAAAGTATGACCCGGTCAGGTGGGGCCTGCTTAACTTACAGGAGCTGCATAAAGACACTCTGTTGGGTCTGGAGAGCTACCTGAAGCCAGGGGAGCATCACAGCTTCCAGCTTGTCCCAGAGAAAGTACGGATCTTCGGAGGGCCAGAGATACGCTGGGGAGAAAGGATCAGGGGCCCAGTCGCCATCGACAACGGGATAGAGGAAGTCCTCCAATTTGTCACCTCCGAGCCAGCCTCCTTTCTTATCAGTGTTAGCTGCCGCGGCTATGACAGGGGCCAGTACTTTGAGGTACACGAGCcgcagtgtgtgcgtgtgtctggaCTGCAGGAGCAGGGGGTGGGCGAGGTGCAGGGTTTAGGGGGGACAGTGTTGGTTTTGGCAGTAGAGGGCGAGACAGtgtggatgagagaggagaggcaggggagggagtGCAGGACAGAGCTGGAGCAGGTGTCTCAGAGACACTCTGCCACACTACAGGATGGGGGCTGCTGCTTCAGTGTCACGACCCCAGGGACACGTTGCCAGGTCAAGTTCATCTACAAAACAAGGAGGATCTCTGCTGTGGCCGAGAGGGACTGTGAAGTTTTCTAA
- the LOC118372520 gene encoding uncharacterized protein LOC118372520 isoform X1: protein MVMEFPTTPDLEDPGPVGPPGGQKQPVKSHLLASRELLVASLYNLAPLLDRTLASGLLSQENYFEVGAERTPQGRARRLLEVVQAEMDEAGARGFMECLGRCKQHYPRLRAWLRTDADIQRGPTERQLQAQLSVLCGRLGFSVLPVSLELFSNGTLTQFELDQVQAVPTSYQQTHQLLSVCLSKGERACCSFYQALGSEDPQLASDISVEDPGVCSTPVEVKDDGLCSTHTAVETRQTDGKGLSLPDTHILSDVLQQVLSLLAVAPGEGARLNVCELGVAVGLPRRTVRECLLDEVEVGDIVQLRALVTLFLSKTQDASRLLNRVAECTAQRVLLSERGCMLLKLLSVAEAFLRTGDHLQAGDHLCTVDHNLQAGDHLHTGDHIDKVWNIFSLVLWDSMAEALEDPGAAVESLWDPRDAVRLLRDSERVETELLQELEECWADGGTESLLQSVKVLAQLLRDLHPLQDSLRLSPPEEGAVYPCRSRRLHRVTRFQGLPARVIRKALGHGAHSKHPVPAGLPIQYRDLCLCITRLLDRVHPQESTTSIDLSQAPIATITQHICSTLARPAFGPQSFDAGVRHRVLSVVKYDPVRWGLLNLQELHKDTLLGLESYLKPGEHHSFQLVPEKVRIFGGPEIRWGERIRGPVAIDNGIEEVLQFVTSEPASFLISVSCRGYDRGQYFEVHEPQCVRVSGLQEQGVGEVQGLGGTVLVLAVEGETVWMREERQGRECRTELEQVSQRHSATLQDGGCCFSVTTPGTRCQVKFIYKTRRISAVAERDCEVF, encoded by the exons ATGGTGATGGAATTCCCCACAACGCCAGACCTAG AAGACCCAGGCCCAGTGGGGCCTCCAGGGGGGCAGAAGCAGCCTGTGAAGTCCCACCTGCTGGCCTCCAGAGAGCTCCTGGTGGCCTCCCTGTATAACCTGGCCCCCCTGCTGGACAGGACCCTGGCATCCGGTCTGCTCTCCCAGGAGAACTACTTTGAGGTGGGGGCAGAGAGGACCCCTCAGGGCCGGGCACGCAGGCTGCTGGAGGTTGTCCAGGCTGAGATGGACGAGGCTGGGGCCAGAGGCTTCATGGAGTGCCTCGGGAGATGCAAACAGCACTACCCGCGCCTCCGAGCCTGGCTCAGAACTGATGCAG ATATTCAGCGTGGACCCACAG AGCGTCAGCTGCAGGCCCAGCTCAGTGTCCTGTGTGGCCGGTTGGGGTTCTCTGTCCTGCCAGTCTCCCTGGAGCTGTTCTCTAATGGCACACTAACTCAGTTTGAACTGGACCAGGTCCAGGCAGTGCCCACATCTTACCAGCAGACCCACCAGctcctgtccgtctgtctgtccaagGGAGAGAGGGCCTGCTGTAGCTTCTACCAGGCACTGGGCAGCGAAGACCCACAGCTGGCCTCAGACATCAGTG TGGAGGATCCTGGGGTGTGTAGTACTCCTGTGGAAGTGAAGGATGATGGGTTATGTAGTACTCACACAGCAGTTGAGACCAGACAGACTGATGGGAAAGGTCTGTCTCTCCCAGACACCCACATACTCTCGG atgtgctccagcaggtgctGTCCCTGCTGGCTGTGGCTCCAGGTGAGGGGGCCAGGCTGAATGTGTGTGAGCTGGGGGTGGCAGTGGGTCTGCCCAGGAGGACCGTCAGAGAGTGCCTGTTGGATGAGGTTGAGGTGGGGGACATCGTTCAGCTCAGGGCCCTGGTCACCCTCTTCCTCAGTAAGACCCAGGATGCCTCTAGGCTGCTAAACAGGGTTGCAGAGTGCACAGCACAGC GGGTGCTGCTCTCTGAGAGGGGATGTATGTTACTGAAGCTGCTGTCTGTGGCTGAGGCCTTTCTCCGCACTGGGGACCACCTGCAAGCTGGGGACCACCTCTGTACTGTGGACCACAACCTGCAAGCTGGGGACCATCTCCACACTGGGGACCACATAGACAAAGTGTGGAACATCTTTAGCTTGGTCCTGTGGGACAGCATGGCAGAGGCTCTGGAGGATCCTGGGGCTGCAGTGGAATCATTGTGGGATCCTAGGGATGCTGTCCGTCTGTTACGAGACAgtgagagagtggagacagagctTCTCCAGGAGTTGGAGGAATGCTGGGCAGACGGGGGAACTGAGAGCCTGTTACAGAGTGTTAAAGTACTAGCTCAGTTGCTACGTGATCTCCACCCTCTTCAGGACAGTCTGCGCCTCTCCCCTCCTGAAGAGGGGGCTGTGTACCCGTGCCGCTCTCGCAGACTCCATAGAGTCACCCGTTTCCAGGGCCTGCCTGCTCGGGTCATCCGCAAAGCACTGGGACACGGAGCTCACTCCAAACATCCAGTCCCAGCTGGTCTCCCCATCCAGTACAGAGATCTCTGCCTCTGCATCACACGTCTGCTGGACAGGGTGCACCCACAAGAAAGCACTACCTCCATAGATCTCTCCCAGGCTCCTATTGCTACCATCACCCAGCACATCTGCTCAACCCTGGCCCGGCCGGCGTTCGGCCCCCAGAGCTTTGATGCTGGGGTGAGACACAGGGTTCTGTCTGTGGTAAAGTATGACCCGGTCAGGTGGGGCCTGCTTAACTTACAGGAGCTGCATAAAGACACTCTGTTGGGTCTGGAGAGCTACCTGAAGCCAGGGGAGCATCACAGCTTCCAGCTTGTCCCAGAGAAAGTACGGATCTTCGGAGGGCCAGAGATACGCTGGGGAGAAAGGATCAGGGGCCCAGTCGCCATCGACAACGGGATAGAGGAAGTCCTCCAATTTGTCACCTCCGAGCCAGCCTCCTTTCTTATCAGTGTTAGCTGCCGCGGCTATGACAGGGGCCAGTACTTTGAGGTACACGAGCcgcagtgtgtgcgtgtgtctggaCTGCAGGAGCAGGGGGTGGGCGAGGTGCAGGGTTTAGGGGGGACAGTGTTGGTTTTGGCAGTAGAGGGCGAGACAGtgtggatgagagaggagaggcaggggagggagtGCAGGACAGAGCTGGAGCAGGTGTCTCAGAGACACTCTGCCACACTACAGGATGGGGGCTGCTGCTTCAGTGTCACGACCCCAGGGACACGTTGCCAGGTCAAGTTCATCTACAAAACAAGGAGGATCTCTGCTGTGGCCGAGAGGGACTGTGAAGTTTTCTAA
- the LOC118372520 gene encoding uncharacterized protein LOC118372520 isoform X3 encodes MDEAGARGFMECLGRCKQHYPRLRAWLRTDADIQRGPTERQLQAQLSVLCGRLGFSVLPVSLELFSNGTLTQFELDQVQAVPTSYQQTHQLLSVCLSKGERACCSFYQALGSEDPQLASDISVEDPGVCSTPVEVKDDGLCSTHTAVETRQTDGKGLSLPDTHILSDVLQQVLSLLAVAPGEGARLNVCELGVAVGLPRRTVRECLLDEVEVGDIVQLRALVTLFLSKTQDASRLLNRVAECTAQRVLLSERGCMLLKLLSVAEAFLRTGDHLQAGDHLCTVDHNLQAGDHLHTGDHIDKVWNIFSLVLWDSMAEALEDPGAAVESLWDPRDAVRLLRDSERVETELLQELEECWADGGTESLLQSVKVLAQLLRDLHPLQDSLRLSPPEEGAVYPCRSRRLHRVTRFQGLPARVIRKALGHGAHSKHPVPAGLPIQYRDLCLCITRLLDRVHPQESTTSIDLSQAPIATITQHICSTLARPAFGPQSFDAGVRHRVLSVVKYDPVRWGLLNLQELHKDTLLGLESYLKPGEHHSFQLVPEKVRIFGGPEIRWGERIRGPVAIDNGIEEVLQFVTSEPASFLISVSCRGYDRGQYFEVHEPQCVRVSGLQEQGVGEVQGLGGTVLVLAVEGETVWMREERQGRECRTELEQVSQRHSATLQDGGCCFSVTTPGTRCQVKFIYKTRRISAVAERDCEVF; translated from the exons ATGGACGAGGCTGGGGCCAGAGGCTTCATGGAGTGCCTCGGGAGATGCAAACAGCACTACCCGCGCCTCCGAGCCTGGCTCAGAACTGATGCAG ATATTCAGCGTGGACCCACAG AGCGTCAGCTGCAGGCCCAGCTCAGTGTCCTGTGTGGCCGGTTGGGGTTCTCTGTCCTGCCAGTCTCCCTGGAGCTGTTCTCTAATGGCACACTAACTCAGTTTGAACTGGACCAGGTCCAGGCAGTGCCCACATCTTACCAGCAGACCCACCAGctcctgtccgtctgtctgtccaagGGAGAGAGGGCCTGCTGTAGCTTCTACCAGGCACTGGGCAGCGAAGACCCACAGCTGGCCTCAGACATCAGTG TGGAGGATCCTGGGGTGTGTAGTACTCCTGTGGAAGTGAAGGATGATGGGTTATGTAGTACTCACACAGCAGTTGAGACCAGACAGACTGATGGGAAAGGTCTGTCTCTCCCAGACACCCACATACTCTCGG atgtgctccagcaggtgctGTCCCTGCTGGCTGTGGCTCCAGGTGAGGGGGCCAGGCTGAATGTGTGTGAGCTGGGGGTGGCAGTGGGTCTGCCCAGGAGGACCGTCAGAGAGTGCCTGTTGGATGAGGTTGAGGTGGGGGACATCGTTCAGCTCAGGGCCCTGGTCACCCTCTTCCTCAGTAAGACCCAGGATGCCTCTAGGCTGCTAAACAGGGTTGCAGAGTGCACAGCACAGC GGGTGCTGCTCTCTGAGAGGGGATGTATGTTACTGAAGCTGCTGTCTGTGGCTGAGGCCTTTCTCCGCACTGGGGACCACCTGCAAGCTGGGGACCACCTCTGTACTGTGGACCACAACCTGCAAGCTGGGGACCATCTCCACACTGGGGACCACATAGACAAAGTGTGGAACATCTTTAGCTTGGTCCTGTGGGACAGCATGGCAGAGGCTCTGGAGGATCCTGGGGCTGCAGTGGAATCATTGTGGGATCCTAGGGATGCTGTCCGTCTGTTACGAGACAgtgagagagtggagacagagctTCTCCAGGAGTTGGAGGAATGCTGGGCAGACGGGGGAACTGAGAGCCTGTTACAGAGTGTTAAAGTACTAGCTCAGTTGCTACGTGATCTCCACCCTCTTCAGGACAGTCTGCGCCTCTCCCCTCCTGAAGAGGGGGCTGTGTACCCGTGCCGCTCTCGCAGACTCCATAGAGTCACCCGTTTCCAGGGCCTGCCTGCTCGGGTCATCCGCAAAGCACTGGGACACGGAGCTCACTCCAAACATCCAGTCCCAGCTGGTCTCCCCATCCAGTACAGAGATCTCTGCCTCTGCATCACACGTCTGCTGGACAGGGTGCACCCACAAGAAAGCACTACCTCCATAGATCTCTCCCAGGCTCCTATTGCTACCATCACCCAGCACATCTGCTCAACCCTGGCCCGGCCGGCGTTCGGCCCCCAGAGCTTTGATGCTGGGGTGAGACACAGGGTTCTGTCTGTGGTAAAGTATGACCCGGTCAGGTGGGGCCTGCTTAACTTACAGGAGCTGCATAAAGACACTCTGTTGGGTCTGGAGAGCTACCTGAAGCCAGGGGAGCATCACAGCTTCCAGCTTGTCCCAGAGAAAGTACGGATCTTCGGAGGGCCAGAGATACGCTGGGGAGAAAGGATCAGGGGCCCAGTCGCCATCGACAACGGGATAGAGGAAGTCCTCCAATTTGTCACCTCCGAGCCAGCCTCCTTTCTTATCAGTGTTAGCTGCCGCGGCTATGACAGGGGCCAGTACTTTGAGGTACACGAGCcgcagtgtgtgcgtgtgtctggaCTGCAGGAGCAGGGGGTGGGCGAGGTGCAGGGTTTAGGGGGGACAGTGTTGGTTTTGGCAGTAGAGGGCGAGACAGtgtggatgagagaggagaggcaggggagggagtGCAGGACAGAGCTGGAGCAGGTGTCTCAGAGACACTCTGCCACACTACAGGATGGGGGCTGCTGCTTCAGTGTCACGACCCCAGGGACACGTTGCCAGGTCAAGTTCATCTACAAAACAAGGAGGATCTCTGCTGTGGCCGAGAGGGACTGTGAAGTTTTCTAA